A region of Streptomyces sp. NBC_01267 DNA encodes the following proteins:
- a CDS encoding O-acetyl-ADP-ribose deacetylase, whose product MTTITLVQGDITGQRVDALVNAANSSLLGGGGVDGAIHRRGGPEILAECRKLRASHYGKGLPTGRAVATSAGELAARWVIHTVGPVWSGEEDRSALLASCYREALRVAGELGARTVAFPAISTGIYGWPMDDGARIAVRTVREAAADPVEEVRFVLFDAYAYGEFTEALASRG is encoded by the coding sequence ATGACGACCATCACCCTCGTACAGGGCGACATCACGGGGCAGCGGGTCGACGCCCTCGTCAATGCCGCCAACTCCTCGCTGCTCGGCGGCGGGGGCGTCGACGGGGCGATCCACCGCCGTGGCGGCCCCGAGATCCTCGCGGAGTGCCGCAAGCTCCGCGCCTCGCACTACGGCAAGGGGCTGCCGACCGGCCGGGCCGTCGCCACCTCCGCGGGAGAGCTGGCCGCCCGGTGGGTGATCCACACCGTGGGACCGGTCTGGTCGGGCGAGGAGGACCGCTCCGCGCTGCTCGCCTCCTGCTACCGCGAAGCACTGCGGGTGGCAGGGGAGTTGGGGGCGCGGACCGTGGCCTTCCCCGCCATTTCCACCGGGATCTACGGGTGGCCGATGGACGACGGGGCGCGCATCGCGGTGCGCACCGTACGGGAAGCGGCGGCCGATCCGGTCGAAGAGGTACGGTTCGTGCTCTTCGACGCGTACGCCTACGGGGAATTCACCGAAGCCCTGGCTTCCCGAGGCTGA
- a CDS encoding sec-independent translocase, whose translation MFSDVGPLEVMTLAALAVLLFGPDKLPEVIQKTADFLRKIRAFSEEAKREVRSGLGPEFEDFEFEDLHPKTFVRKQLMGGDGLGIDEIRSAFDLRREAADVADAVRQVSVEGEAGDPGSGGGSSARVDLRKSGDATVPAERGAFDSEAT comes from the coding sequence GTGTTCTCCGATGTGGGACCCCTGGAAGTGATGACGCTGGCAGCCCTGGCCGTACTGCTCTTCGGTCCGGACAAACTGCCGGAGGTCATTCAGAAGACCGCGGACTTCCTGCGGAAGATCCGTGCGTTCTCCGAGGAGGCGAAGCGTGAGGTCCGCTCCGGACTGGGCCCCGAGTTCGAGGACTTCGAGTTCGAGGACCTTCATCCCAAGACCTTCGTCCGCAAGCAGTTGATGGGGGGCGACGGGCTGGGGATCGACGAGATCCGCAGCGCCTTCGATCTCCGGCGGGAGGCGGCGGACGTCGCGGACGCGGTCCGGCAGGTGTCGGTGGAGGGGGAGGCGGGTGACCCGGGCAGCGGCGGCGGATCGTCGGCGCGCGTCGACCTGCGCAAGTCCGGCGACGCGACCGTCCCCGCGGAGCGCGGCGCCTTCGACTCCGAGGCGACGTAG
- a CDS encoding TerD family protein — MSLSLAKGGNVSLSKEAPGLAAVTVGLGWDVRTTTGADHDLDASALMCDESSKVLSDSHFVFYNNLTSPDSSVQHTGDNLTGEGEGDDETIHVDLTAVPERVAKIVFPVSIHEADSRGQSFGQVRNAYIRVLDRSGGAELARYDLSEDASTETAMVFGELYRHGVEWKFRAVGQGYASGLAGIASDYGVNI; from the coding sequence ATGAGCCTGAGCCTGGCCAAGGGCGGCAACGTGTCACTGAGCAAGGAGGCTCCGGGACTGGCAGCAGTCACGGTCGGCCTGGGCTGGGACGTACGGACGACCACCGGCGCGGACCACGACCTCGACGCCAGCGCGCTGATGTGCGACGAGAGCAGCAAGGTGCTGTCCGACAGCCACTTCGTCTTCTACAACAACCTGACCTCGCCCGACAGTTCGGTCCAGCACACCGGGGACAATCTCACGGGCGAGGGTGAGGGCGACGACGAGACCATCCACGTCGACCTGACAGCGGTCCCGGAGCGGGTCGCGAAGATCGTCTTCCCGGTCTCCATCCATGAGGCCGATTCCCGCGGCCAGAGTTTCGGCCAGGTCCGGAATGCCTACATCCGCGTGCTCGACCGCTCGGGCGGCGCCGAACTGGCCCGCTACGACCTCAGCGAGGACGCCTCCACGGAGACCGCGATGGTCTTCGGCGAGCTCTACCGGCACGGAGTCGAGTGGAAGTTCCGCGCCGTCGGCCAGGGTTACGCCTCGGGTCTCGCGGGGATCGCCTCCGACTACGGGGTCAACATCTAG